The Streptomyces sp. 11x1 genomic sequence CGGTAGGAAGGGGTCCGGCCGCGTCAGGGTGGTGCGTGAGCGCCGTACGTACGTAGGGAGTGCCGGGTGAGCCAGCCGGAGATGCAGCCCGAGGGGGGACCCCAGGACGGGCGGGGTGAGGGGTCCGGGCTGTGGGCGGAGCCGTGGACGGCCGCGACCGGACCGTGGGTGGGGGAACTGGCCGGGCGGCCGTTCCCGCAGGGGGACTGGGGGGCGCCGGCGGAGCGGCTGGAGGAGCTGTACCAGTGGGTCGAGCGGGCGGCGCTGGAGACCGCGTCGTGGTATCTCGCGGACCGGGTGTGGAAACGCCTCGCGGCGCGGGTGCTGCGGGTCGGCGCGGCGACGGGCGCGCTCGTCGGGGCCGCGCTGCCGCTGCTCGACCTCACCGGGGCGGTGGGCGGGGCGGCCCCCTGGGGGTATCTCGCGCTGCTGTCCTGTGTGGCGTGCGTGGCGGTGGATCGGTTCTTCGGGGTCACCTCCGGGTGGATGCGGGACGTCGCCACGGCCCAGGCCGTGCAGCGGCGGTTGCAGATGCTGCGGTTCGACTGGGCGTCGGAGAGCGCGCGGGAGGTGCTGGGACCGGCGGAGGGGACGGCCGGGGAGGCCGCCGAGCGGTGCCTCGGGGTGCTGCGGCGGTTCTCCGAGGACATCACGGAGCTGGTGCGGGCCGAGACGGTGGACTGGATGGTGGAGTTCCGGGCGGGGGCGGCGCCGTCGGGGTTGCGGGTGGGGGGATCCGTGGGCCGGCCGGAGGGGGTGGTGAACGGGCGGGTGCCGTTGCCTCCGGGGGCTCGGCCGAACATGCCACGGCAGCGGCCGCCGGAGGCTCGGTAGGGGCCACCGGAGGCTCGGTGGGGGTTTGCTCGCCCCCGCCGCCCCTACCCGTCCCATCGTCGCAAGGGGCTGCGCCCCTCTGACCCCCACGGGCGGGTTCGGTGGGGGCTGGTCACGCAGTTCCCCGCGCCCCTGGAAATGAGCGGGGCTGCGCCCCGGCTTTTTCCAGGGCACCCGAAAGCCGTAGCCCGAACCTCTCAGCCCGTCTTCGCGTAGGTCACCGACTTGCCCGCCGTGTCGACGCGGCGGAGTTGTCCGTCGGGCAGGAGGGTGACGGTGGTGGCGGCACCGGGGGAACAGGACTCGGCCGGTTCGCCGGTGGTGACGGTGGAGGGGCCGATCCGGAGCGGACCGTCGTCGTCCGGTTCGTCCGTCAGCGTCGCCTCGAACACGCAGTGGTACGTGCCGCCGCCTTCGAGCGGTCCGTCCGCCGTGAGCGAGAGCACCGTGTCGCCGACCTCGCCCTGCCGGATGAAGAGCCGGCGAGTGTTCGCACCGTCGAGCGTGGCGTCCCAGGTGCCGAGGAAGTCCTCCGGGATCGTGCCCGCGTCGGGCGCCTCGGTGGTCGGGTCCGCCGAGGTCGCGGGGTCCGTGGGCTCGTCGGACGTCGGCCCCGGCGTCTCGGGCGCGCTCGTCGTCGTACCGCCCTTCGCGTCGTCCTTCTCGCCGCCGTCGCCCCCCTTCTTCATCAGCGCGTACACCGAGCCGCCCGCGCCGAGGGCGACCACCAACGCGACGGCGACGAGCAGCACGGAGGCGCCCCGGCTCCCGCGCTCCGGTTCGGGACCCCCGCCGAGGCCCGTCCCGGCCCCGGGCCCGTAGGGGGGCTCCGATCCGTAGAGGGGCTCCGGCCCGTACGGCGGGGTCGCGCCCAGCCCCGCCCCGGCGGCGCCTCCGGGCCCCTGACCGCCGCCGTACGGCTGCTGCCCGTACGCCCCGTACGGCGCCTGCGGTCCGCTCTGTGGGTAGCCGTAGGCGGGGCCGAGGGCGGGGCCGGGGGCGGGGTGCCGGCCGTAGCCACCGGCGGGCTGCTGGGTGTACGGCTGCGGGAAGCCATAGCCGGCGGGCGCGGGCCCCGGGTTGTAACCACCGGGTGCGGCGG encodes the following:
- a CDS encoding SLATT domain-containing protein produces the protein MSQPEMQPEGGPQDGRGEGSGLWAEPWTAATGPWVGELAGRPFPQGDWGAPAERLEELYQWVERAALETASWYLADRVWKRLAARVLRVGAATGALVGAALPLLDLTGAVGGAAPWGYLALLSCVACVAVDRFFGVTSGWMRDVATAQAVQRRLQMLRFDWASESAREVLGPAEGTAGEAAERCLGVLRRFSEDITELVRAETVDWMVEFRAGAAPSGLRVGGSVGRPEGVVNGRVPLPPGARPNMPRQRPPEAR